The following coding sequences lie in one Azospirillum humicireducens genomic window:
- a CDS encoding protease complex subunit PrcB family protein yields MKPPSRLRLIPLALVPALLLAGCQTGADRTGGNLLPAQAEAGTVWQGNHSSAAERAYAVARDGAEWTALWARVGEPAPTSLPGGQMAVAVFLGPRDTAGYGVTIDSVQQKGADLVVGYRETVPGPAQAVAQSRTSPYAIRLLPSAAGTPKFVRGK; encoded by the coding sequence ATGAAGCCGCCGTCCCGTCTGCGCCTGATCCCGCTCGCCCTCGTCCCCGCCCTGCTGCTGGCCGGCTGCCAGACCGGCGCCGACCGCACCGGGGGCAACCTGCTGCCGGCCCAGGCGGAGGCCGGCACCGTCTGGCAGGGCAACCACAGCAGCGCCGCCGAGCGCGCCTATGCGGTCGCCCGCGACGGCGCGGAATGGACGGCGCTGTGGGCGCGCGTCGGCGAACCGGCGCCGACCTCCCTGCCCGGCGGCCAGATGGCGGTGGCGGTTTTCCTGGGGCCCCGCGACACGGCGGGCTACGGCGTCACCATCGACAGCGTGCAGCAGAAGGGGGCCGATCTGGTCGTCGGCTATCGCGAAACGGTTCCCGGCCCGGCCCAGGCGGTGGCGCAGAGCCGCACCAGCCCCTATGCCATCCGCCTGCTGCCCAGCGCGGCGGGAACGCCGAAGTTCGTCCGGGGGAAGTGA
- a CDS encoding putative bifunctional diguanylate cyclase/phosphodiesterase, with the protein MSPDPRISALADALSGAASGAPGLDALRQILDAMTVRVALMDPQRRHIYANRAYLEMMGTSLDKAVGTTIGQHLGPELQRSTKALAERALSGETVQTEGWVTQADGQQRYVTRLHAPHRSEDGAITGYFVILQDMTERRQVQDDLFRLAYYDPVTGLANRLMLLKHMADYRNMGEPFTLVILDIDRFAEIRSSMGQGFANELLDDLAQRMGAQAAAFDLIARVSDHAFALLAGGSCDRPALEAAIDELAAVVRSARSSSGGTVFLSASIGVVEAQPGHERPEDVLRDAEIATARARELGGGRQAWFDPAMHSHVVEQVRLEHDLRGALASGSDLWVAYQPIVEMVTGGLAGFEALMRWNHPERGNIPPGIFIPIAESTGLVVSLGTWVLRQACLQIAEWQDRREPGSAPLFMSVNLSTHQLSDPNFVQVVREVLRETGVEPSWIKLELTESAVMDKAEQSIRLLRDLRALGIKLSIDDFGTGYSSLSYLHKLPIDSLKVDRSFVSAMHQSEENRAIVRIIMDLARLLGFDVIAEGIETSADANLLRALACDYGQGYHFARPLPPDMAAKLVGGELPWQMPR; encoded by the coding sequence ATGAGTCCAGATCCCCGAATCTCCGCGCTGGCCGACGCACTGTCGGGTGCCGCTTCCGGTGCGCCGGGGCTTGACGCCCTGCGTCAGATTCTCGACGCCATGACCGTGAGGGTGGCGTTGATGGACCCGCAGCGGCGGCACATCTACGCCAACCGCGCGTATCTGGAGATGATGGGGACCAGCCTGGACAAGGCGGTCGGCACCACCATCGGTCAGCATCTGGGACCGGAACTGCAGCGCAGCACCAAGGCGCTGGCCGAACGGGCGCTGTCGGGCGAGACGGTGCAGACGGAGGGGTGGGTCACCCAGGCCGACGGGCAGCAGCGCTACGTGACGCGGCTGCACGCCCCGCACCGGTCGGAAGACGGCGCCATAACCGGCTATTTCGTCATCCTGCAGGACATGACCGAACGCCGGCAGGTTCAGGACGACCTGTTCCGCCTCGCCTACTACGATCCCGTGACCGGGCTGGCCAACCGCCTGATGCTGCTGAAGCACATGGCGGACTACCGCAACATGGGCGAGCCGTTCACGCTGGTCATTCTCGACATCGACCGCTTCGCCGAAATCCGCAGCAGCATGGGCCAGGGTTTCGCCAACGAGCTGCTGGACGATCTGGCGCAGCGGATGGGTGCGCAGGCCGCCGCCTTCGACCTGATCGCGCGGGTCAGCGACCACGCCTTCGCGCTGCTGGCCGGCGGATCCTGCGACCGGCCGGCCCTGGAGGCCGCCATCGACGAGTTGGCGGCGGTGGTGCGGTCCGCCCGCTCCAGCTCCGGCGGCACGGTGTTCCTGTCGGCCAGCATCGGCGTGGTGGAGGCCCAGCCCGGCCACGAGCGGCCGGAGGACGTGCTGCGCGACGCCGAGATCGCCACCGCCCGCGCCCGCGAGCTGGGCGGCGGACGGCAGGCCTGGTTCGATCCGGCGATGCATTCCCATGTCGTCGAACAGGTGCGTCTGGAGCATGACCTGCGCGGCGCGCTGGCCAGCGGCAGCGACCTGTGGGTGGCCTACCAGCCGATCGTGGAGATGGTGACCGGCGGGCTGGCCGGGTTCGAGGCGCTGATGCGCTGGAACCACCCGGAACGCGGCAACATCCCGCCCGGCATCTTCATCCCCATCGCCGAGAGCACCGGCCTCGTCGTGTCGCTCGGCACCTGGGTGCTGCGGCAGGCCTGCCTGCAGATCGCGGAGTGGCAGGACCGGCGGGAACCGGGCTCGGCACCGCTGTTCATGAGCGTCAACCTGTCCACCCACCAGCTGTCCGATCCCAACTTCGTCCAGGTCGTGCGCGAGGTCCTGCGCGAGACCGGGGTGGAACCGTCCTGGATCAAGCTGGAGCTGACGGAAAGCGCCGTCATGGACAAGGCGGAACAGTCGATCCGCCTGCTGCGTGACCTGCGGGCGCTGGGCATCAAGCTGTCGATCGACGATTTCGGCACCGGCTATTCGTCGCTGTCCTACCTGCACAAGCTGCCCATCGACAGTCTGAAGGTCGACCGCTCCTTCGTCTCTGCCATGCACCAGTCGGAGGAAAACCGCGCCATCGTCCGCATCATCATGGATCTGGCGCGGCTGCTCGGCTTCGACGTCATCGCCGAAGGCATCGAGACCAGCGCCGACGCCAATCTGCTGCGGGCGCTGGCCTGCGACTATGGCCAGGGCTATCACTTCGCCCGCCCGCTGCCGCCGGACATGGCCGCCAAGCTGGTGGGCGGGGAGTTGCCTTGGCAGATGCCGCGGTGA
- a CDS encoding universal stress protein encodes MALKDILVVVDDTPASAARLDLAARLAARCDAHLTALYAYMDVVFPGYIESQFPQDLRESRRQSRDDQTARLAAAFTDAMRQHGLTDRSEWLVQEGDPTIAAAVRGRYADLVVVGQPDPDRDRDQPVAQPADLLFECGRPLLVVPYAGRFPTIGERVLVGWNGSREAARAIGDAMPLLVSAKRVVVMAANPKPGPNGLGDEPCADIARHLSRHGCRVEATHVATDVVEPGDTVLNMAADESCDLLVMGAYGRSRFRELVLGGMTRFMLLHMTVPVLLSH; translated from the coding sequence ATGGCTCTCAAGGACATTCTGGTGGTCGTCGACGATACGCCCGCGTCCGCAGCGCGTCTCGACCTTGCAGCCCGGCTCGCGGCCCGGTGCGATGCGCATCTGACCGCGCTCTACGCCTATATGGACGTCGTGTTCCCCGGCTATATCGAATCCCAGTTTCCGCAGGATCTGCGTGAGAGCCGCCGTCAGTCGCGCGACGACCAGACCGCCCGCCTGGCTGCCGCCTTCACCGACGCCATGCGCCAGCATGGCCTGACCGACCGTTCGGAATGGCTGGTTCAGGAAGGCGACCCGACCATCGCCGCCGCCGTGCGCGGCCGCTACGCCGATCTGGTGGTGGTCGGCCAGCCGGATCCGGACCGCGACCGCGACCAGCCGGTCGCGCAGCCGGCCGACCTGCTGTTCGAATGCGGCCGGCCGCTTCTGGTCGTGCCCTATGCCGGCCGCTTCCCCACCATCGGCGAACGGGTCCTGGTCGGCTGGAACGGCAGCCGCGAGGCCGCGCGCGCCATCGGCGACGCCATGCCGCTGCTGGTCTCCGCCAAGCGCGTCGTGGTGATGGCCGCCAATCCGAAGCCCGGTCCCAACGGCCTGGGCGACGAACCTTGTGCCGACATCGCCCGCCACCTGTCCCGCCATGGCTGCCGCGTCGAGGCCACCCATGTCGCCACCGATGTGGTGGAGCCCGGCGACACCGTGCTGAACATGGCCGCCGACGAAAGCTGCGACCTGCTGGTGATGGGCGCCTATGGCCGCTCCCGCTTCCGCGAACTGGTGCTGGGCGGCATGACCCGATTCATGCTGCTGCACATGACGGTTCCGGTGCTGCTGAGCCATTGA
- a CDS encoding replication protein RepA, with product MGDIHRLVIEHGRDKARALVRPEDRTLVDIAADILADENQHLGITYSGFCLTSLPHKKLADDAPWEKRGHQVTLLVEPGRLKVNGKVKLFGVPYGARARMILIYLQTQAVRTGRREVELGRSMRDWLTRMGISVGGETFRGFREQSLRISACTLKFFWDGENADVFEKGGIVKRGLIFHDDLGDDRQGTLWNDVVQLDETFFQALRDHPVPLLEEAVRQLKDRSLSLDLYVWLAYRLHSLSRPQPISWPSLYAQFGAGYDQMKHFKPRFVQALQYALAAYPDAKVEPADDGVVLHPSRPPIARLLA from the coding sequence ATGGGCGACATACACAGGCTGGTGATCGAACATGGACGGGACAAGGCGCGCGCGCTGGTCCGGCCCGAGGATCGGACGCTGGTGGACATCGCCGCCGACATCCTGGCGGACGAGAACCAGCATCTCGGCATCACCTACAGCGGCTTCTGCCTGACCAGCCTGCCGCACAAGAAGCTGGCCGACGACGCCCCCTGGGAAAAGCGCGGTCATCAGGTGACGCTGCTGGTCGAACCGGGGCGGTTGAAGGTGAACGGCAAGGTGAAGCTGTTCGGCGTGCCCTATGGCGCGCGGGCGCGGATGATCCTGATCTATCTGCAGACCCAGGCGGTGCGCACCGGCCGGCGCGAGGTGGAGCTTGGCCGCTCGATGCGAGACTGGCTGACCCGCATGGGCATCAGCGTCGGCGGCGAGACGTTCCGCGGCTTCCGCGAGCAGTCGCTGCGCATCTCGGCCTGCACGCTGAAGTTCTTCTGGGACGGCGAGAATGCCGACGTGTTCGAGAAGGGCGGCATCGTCAAGCGCGGCCTGATCTTCCACGACGACCTCGGCGACGACCGCCAGGGCACGCTGTGGAACGATGTGGTCCAGTTGGACGAGACCTTCTTCCAGGCCCTGCGCGACCATCCGGTCCCGCTGCTGGAGGAGGCCGTGCGGCAGCTGAAGGACCGTTCGCTCAGCCTCGACCTCTATGTCTGGCTGGCCTACCGGCTGCATTCGCTGAGCCGGCCGCAGCCGATCTCCTGGCCGTCGCTCTATGCCCAGTTCGGCGCCGGCTACGACCAGATGAAGCATTTCAAGCCGCGCTTCGTCCAGGCCCTGCAGTATGCCCTGGCCGCCTATCCCGACGCCAAGGTGGAGCCCGCCGACGACGGCGTCGTCCTCCACCCCAGCCGCCCGCCCATCGCCCGCCTGCTGGCGTGA
- a CDS encoding sulfite exporter TauE/SafE family protein, with protein sequence MDALSLLDAGLNQCAVVIDRDGGLLLALLTAGLVGGTTHCTGMCGPFVLAQVSARLEQVPLSAMSEFRRLTGAAVLPYHAGRATTYALIGAVSASVAGHVGALPGLRWLSVALLALAALFFLGYAARNVLSWLPKAPSLGGGGVRRWWGDRVSRLARPLFGNPTGWRGYGLGVALGFIPCGMLYGAIAVAAASGSALTGALGMAAFALGTVPSLLAVGLAGHVAGRTWRTAVARVAPAIMLVNAGVLGWMAWKLVA encoded by the coding sequence TTGGACGCCCTGTCGCTGCTGGATGCCGGACTGAACCAGTGCGCCGTGGTCATCGACCGTGACGGCGGGCTGCTGCTGGCCCTGCTGACCGCCGGGCTGGTCGGCGGCACCACCCATTGCACCGGCATGTGCGGTCCCTTCGTTCTGGCCCAGGTTTCGGCACGGCTGGAGCAGGTTCCTCTGTCGGCAATGTCCGAGTTCCGGCGCCTGACCGGGGCGGCGGTGCTGCCCTACCATGCCGGCCGGGCGACGACCTATGCGCTGATCGGTGCCGTATCGGCCTCTGTCGCCGGCCATGTCGGCGCGCTGCCCGGCCTGCGCTGGCTGTCGGTCGCCCTGCTGGCGCTGGCAGCGCTGTTCTTCCTCGGCTACGCAGCGCGCAACGTCCTGTCCTGGCTGCCGAAAGCGCCGTCGCTGGGAGGCGGCGGAGTGCGGCGCTGGTGGGGAGACCGGGTATCGCGCCTCGCCCGGCCGCTGTTCGGCAACCCGACCGGCTGGCGCGGCTATGGGCTGGGAGTGGCGCTGGGCTTCATCCCCTGCGGCATGCTCTATGGCGCCATCGCGGTCGCGGCGGCGAGCGGCAGTGCGCTGACCGGCGCGCTCGGAATGGCCGCCTTCGCGCTCGGCACGGTGCCGAGCCTGTTGGCGGTGGGGCTGGCCGGCCATGTCGCCGGCCGCACCTGGCGCACCGCCGTCGCCCGCGTCGCCCCGGCGATCATGCTGGTGAACGCCGGGGTGCTGGGCTGGATGGCCTGGAAGCTGGTTGCGTGA
- a CDS encoding methyltransferase domain-containing protein, with protein MTSPDSMTVFDRALVRRRRDRAVAEFSDHSFLFEEIADRLADRLEDVIRPFPLALDVGCHDGAMGRFLKGRKGIERLIACDLSPDFARAAGGPGNPSVAADEEFLPFAPGSFDLVVSNLSLHWVNDLPGALVQIRQALKPDGFFCASMLGGQTLAELRRCLYEAEMEIAGGVSPRVSPFAEIKDAGGLLQRAGFALPVVDSDVITVTYSDAFALMRELRGMGETNTVLARRKVPASRGLLFDAARRYAELYAEPDGRIPVTFEVLYLAGWSPHESQQQPLKPGSGQVPLGDALKGGGCGIH; from the coding sequence ATGACAAGTCCCGACAGCATGACCGTCTTCGACCGCGCGCTGGTCCGCCGCCGCCGCGACCGCGCCGTCGCCGAATTCTCCGACCATTCCTTCCTGTTCGAGGAGATCGCCGACCGGCTGGCCGACCGGCTGGAGGACGTGATCCGTCCCTTCCCGCTGGCGCTGGACGTCGGTTGCCACGACGGGGCGATGGGCCGCTTCCTGAAAGGCCGCAAGGGGATCGAGCGGCTGATCGCCTGCGACCTGTCGCCGGACTTCGCCCGCGCCGCCGGCGGTCCGGGCAACCCATCCGTCGCCGCCGACGAGGAGTTCCTGCCCTTCGCCCCCGGCAGCTTCGATCTGGTGGTCAGCAATCTCAGCCTGCACTGGGTCAACGACCTGCCTGGCGCCCTGGTGCAGATCCGGCAGGCGCTGAAGCCCGACGGCTTCTTCTGCGCCTCCATGCTGGGCGGCCAGACCCTTGCCGAGCTGCGCCGCTGCCTGTACGAGGCGGAGATGGAGATCGCCGGCGGCGTCTCCCCCCGCGTGTCGCCCTTTGCCGAGATCAAGGATGCCGGCGGGTTGCTGCAACGCGCCGGCTTCGCCCTGCCGGTGGTCGACAGCGACGTCATCACCGTCACCTATTCCGACGCCTTCGCCCTGATGCGCGAGCTGCGCGGCATGGGCGAGACCAACACGGTGCTGGCGCGGCGCAAGGTTCCGGCAAGCCGCGGGCTGTTGTTCGACGCGGCGCGGCGCTATGCCGAACTCTACGCCGAGCCGGACGGGCGGATTCCGGTCACCTTCGAGGTGCTCTATCTCGCCGGCTGGTCGCCGCACGAAAGCCAGCAGCAGCCGCTGAAGCCGGGCAGCGGGCAGGTTCCGCTCGGCGACGCGCTGAAGGGCGGCGGCTGCGGTATCCACTGA
- a CDS encoding flagellar biosynthetic protein FliQ: protein MGIDEAIAVSHEALMVILKISLPPLGITALLSAVLMLFQSATNINESSLQQDMKFFATLLILFVTGPAIYLVLRDYTGVIFERIAMLQ from the coding sequence ATGGGCATCGACGAGGCCATCGCCGTCAGTCACGAAGCACTGATGGTCATCCTGAAGATCTCGCTGCCGCCGCTGGGCATCACCGCCCTGCTGTCGGCGGTGCTGATGCTGTTCCAGAGCGCCACCAACATCAACGAATCCTCGCTGCAGCAGGACATGAAGTTCTTCGCCACGCTGCTGATCCTGTTCGTCACCGGGCCGGCAATTTATCTGGTCCTGCGTGACTACACCGGCGTGATCTTCGAACGCATCGCCATGCTGCAGTGA
- a CDS encoding ComF family protein: protein MQAPVPFSGPLARLGRTAAGAATRLLDALLPPRCLSCGEAVDRQGGLCGRCWSGLTFIAPPLCACCGLPFEYEAQEGALCGACVAARPPFARARAVLVYDDGSRPLVLGFKHGDRIHAAKAYGVWLARAGRELLEDADRLVPVPLHHGRLFHRRYNQAALLAQALSRHSGVPTTPDLLERRRATPTQGGLDRQGRHRNVKGAFRLRPGQSVQGLVTGQRLVLVDDVLTTGATLAECTRVLLRAGAARVDVLTLARVVLR, encoded by the coding sequence ATGCAGGCACCCGTTCCCTTCTCCGGTCCCCTCGCAAGATTGGGCCGCACCGCCGCAGGCGCCGCCACCCGGCTGCTGGACGCCCTGCTGCCGCCGCGCTGCCTCAGCTGCGGCGAGGCGGTGGACCGGCAGGGCGGGCTGTGCGGGCGCTGCTGGTCCGGTCTGACCTTCATCGCCCCGCCGCTGTGCGCCTGCTGCGGCCTGCCCTTCGAATATGAGGCGCAGGAGGGCGCCCTGTGCGGCGCCTGTGTGGCAGCCCGTCCGCCCTTTGCCCGCGCCCGCGCCGTGCTGGTCTATGACGACGGCAGCCGGCCGCTGGTGCTGGGCTTCAAGCATGGCGACCGCATCCATGCCGCCAAGGCCTACGGCGTCTGGCTGGCCCGCGCCGGGCGTGAGCTGCTGGAGGATGCCGACCGGCTGGTGCCGGTGCCGCTGCACCACGGCCGGCTGTTCCACCGCCGCTACAATCAGGCCGCCCTGCTGGCGCAGGCGCTGTCGCGGCACAGCGGCGTGCCGACGACCCCAGACCTGCTGGAGCGGCGGCGCGCCACCCCGACCCAGGGCGGGCTGGACCGCCAGGGACGCCACCGCAACGTCAAGGGCGCCTTCCGCCTGCGGCCGGGGCAATCGGTCCAGGGGCTGGTGACGGGTCAGCGGCTGGTTCTGGTCGATGACGTGCTGACCACCGGGGCGACGCTGGCGGAATGCACGCGGGTCCTGCTGCGCGCCGGAGCGGCCAGGGTGGACGTGCTGACGTTGGCCCGCGTGGTGCTCCGCTGA
- the grxC gene encoding glutaredoxin 3, which produces MADVVIYTTPFCPYCMRAKSLLDGKGVTYEEIDLYAQPGRRSEMIERSEGRTTVPQIFIDGKPYGGSDDIHALDRAGKLDPLLGIAA; this is translated from the coding sequence ATGGCCGACGTCGTCATCTACACCACGCCCTTCTGCCCCTACTGCATGCGGGCCAAGAGCCTGCTCGACGGCAAGGGCGTGACATACGAGGAAATCGACCTCTACGCCCAGCCCGGCCGCCGCAGCGAGATGATCGAGCGGTCGGAAGGCCGGACCACCGTCCCGCAGATCTTCATCGACGGGAAGCCCTATGGCGGCAGCGACGACATCCATGCGCTGGACCGCGCCGGCAAGCTCGATCCCCTGCTCGGCATCGCCGCATGA
- a CDS encoding carbon-nitrogen hydrolase family protein: MSEAIVGSGMLKAACVQVNAGTELEPNLRAAGDLVRRARDAGAAFIALPENVGWIVQGRDKTMQRVRTEAEHPGIPFFADLARETGAWILGGTLQVLLDDGRAANRSYLFDAGGRIVASYDKIHMFDVTLKNGESYRESASFRPGERAVVASSPWGGIGMTVCYDVRFAYLYRALAQAGASILTVPAAFTVPTGRAHWHTLLRARAIETGCFVIAPAQTGSHDQGRQTYGHSLLIAPWGEVLADAGTEVGVITADLDLDRVAEARSMVPSLTHDRAFEVERVGF, from the coding sequence ATGAGCGAAGCCATCGTCGGCAGCGGCATGCTGAAGGCCGCCTGCGTCCAAGTGAATGCAGGCACGGAGCTCGAGCCGAACCTGCGGGCGGCAGGCGACCTCGTCCGCCGCGCCCGCGATGCCGGGGCGGCCTTCATCGCCCTGCCGGAGAATGTCGGCTGGATCGTCCAGGGCCGCGACAAGACCATGCAGCGCGTGCGGACCGAGGCGGAGCATCCCGGTATCCCCTTCTTCGCCGATCTGGCGCGGGAGACCGGAGCCTGGATCCTGGGCGGCACCCTGCAGGTCCTGCTCGATGACGGGCGCGCCGCCAACCGCAGCTACCTGTTCGACGCCGGCGGGCGGATCGTTGCCTCCTACGACAAGATCCACATGTTCGACGTCACGCTGAAGAACGGCGAATCCTATCGCGAATCGGCCAGCTTCCGGCCGGGCGAGCGGGCCGTGGTGGCGTCCAGCCCGTGGGGCGGCATCGGCATGACCGTCTGCTACGACGTGCGCTTCGCCTATCTGTACCGGGCGCTGGCCCAGGCGGGGGCGTCGATCCTGACCGTGCCGGCCGCCTTCACCGTCCCGACCGGCCGCGCCCACTGGCACACGCTTCTGCGCGCCCGTGCCATCGAGACCGGCTGTTTCGTGATCGCCCCGGCCCAGACCGGCAGCCACGACCAGGGCCGCCAGACCTACGGCCATTCCCTGCTGATCGCCCCCTGGGGCGAGGTGCTGGCCGATGCAGGCACCGAGGTCGGCGTCATCACCGCCGACCTCGACCTGGACCGCGTCGCGGAGGCCCGCAGCATGGTCCCGTCCCTGACCCACGACCGGGCCTTCGAGGTGGAGCGGGTAGGGTTTTGA
- a CDS encoding DUF294 nucleotidyltransferase-like domain-containing protein → MQHATPTASPDFDFGRPPFDLLTADQRAALAGALDVALYPHEAVILCREEPTDSLFVVLRGSVQERRGGEVAAVHGPGDRFGLQALYGGACGYVTGARRFVAAEDCVCHLIPRAALEALAAENPAFGTAILGDFAQRMRDLAAERSNREMAALTMARIRQAYLHPPLFVEAGASLRDAAEAMRQNRASSVLVHGEDGRTGILTGTDLRDLVVLDGRPVTDPVGPLARYGLLTLDRDDLLFNALVLMTKHAVRRVVVTENGAIAGLLGQSDLLAVLSNHSQVIGVQVEHATNPDDLRRASRSIVELIRTLHATGVKVSFIADLVTELNRRIFRKLFELLAPPELLANSCLIVMGSEGRGEQLLKTDQDNGLILRDGFDCPDLPRIAAEFTRHLVAFGYPPCPGNIMLSNPEWTRPLAGYKDAIFSWIHRPDEAAQMNLAIFYDAAPVAGDATLLQDAKDYLLSRLQDNQMFFTQFARPTLSFDTPGGLFAALFERRRGEPVDIKKAGIFPIVHGVRALALEKHRAETNTVERIQVLAELGALDRKMAGDLVEAFTILSTIRLKARVDLPQDAEGAGEGAELAIDNLVHPDRLGKLDHDQFKDCLALVKSFKELIAHHFRLNH, encoded by the coding sequence GTGCAGCACGCGACGCCGACCGCCTCCCCGGACTTCGATTTCGGCCGGCCCCCCTTCGACCTGCTGACGGCGGACCAGCGCGCGGCGCTGGCCGGCGCGCTGGACGTCGCCCTTTATCCGCACGAGGCCGTGATCCTCTGCCGGGAGGAGCCGACCGACTCGCTGTTCGTCGTCCTGCGCGGGAGCGTGCAGGAACGCCGCGGCGGCGAGGTGGCGGCGGTCCACGGACCCGGCGACCGTTTCGGCCTGCAGGCACTCTACGGTGGGGCATGCGGGTACGTCACCGGCGCCCGCCGCTTCGTCGCGGCGGAGGACTGCGTCTGCCACCTGATCCCGCGCGCCGCGCTGGAGGCGTTGGCCGCCGAGAATCCCGCCTTCGGCACGGCCATTCTCGGCGATTTCGCCCAGCGCATGCGCGATCTGGCGGCCGAGCGTTCCAACCGCGAGATGGCGGCGCTGACCATGGCCCGCATCCGGCAGGCTTATCTCCATCCGCCGCTGTTCGTGGAGGCCGGCGCCAGCCTGCGCGACGCGGCGGAGGCGATGCGGCAGAACCGCGCCAGCAGCGTCCTGGTGCACGGGGAGGACGGCCGCACCGGCATCCTGACCGGCACCGACCTGCGCGATCTGGTGGTGCTGGACGGCCGGCCGGTGACCGACCCGGTCGGGCCGCTCGCCCGCTATGGCCTGCTGACGCTGGACCGCGACGACCTGCTGTTCAACGCGCTGGTCCTGATGACCAAGCATGCGGTGCGCCGCGTCGTGGTGACGGAGAACGGGGCCATCGCCGGGCTGTTGGGGCAAAGCGACCTGCTGGCGGTGCTGTCCAACCATTCCCAGGTCATCGGCGTGCAGGTGGAACATGCGACCAACCCCGACGACCTGCGCCGGGCCAGCCGCTCCATCGTCGAGCTGATCCGCACCCTGCACGCCACCGGGGTCAAGGTGTCCTTCATCGCCGATCTGGTGACGGAGCTGAACCGCCGCATCTTCCGCAAGCTGTTCGAACTGCTGGCCCCGCCGGAGTTGCTGGCGAACAGCTGCCTGATCGTGATGGGCAGCGAGGGGCGCGGCGAACAGCTGCTGAAGACCGACCAGGACAACGGCCTGATCCTGCGCGACGGCTTCGACTGCCCCGACCTGCCGCGCATCGCCGCCGAATTCACCCGCCATCTGGTCGCGTTCGGCTATCCGCCCTGTCCGGGCAACATCATGCTGTCCAACCCGGAATGGACGCGGCCGCTCGCCGGCTACAAGGATGCGATCTTCAGCTGGATCCACCGCCCGGACGAGGCGGCGCAGATGAACCTCGCCATCTTCTACGACGCCGCCCCGGTGGCCGGCGACGCCACGCTGCTGCAGGACGCGAAGGACTATCTGCTGAGCCGGCTGCAGGACAACCAGATGTTCTTCACCCAGTTCGCCCGCCCGACCCTGTCGTTCGACACGCCGGGCGGCCTGTTCGCCGCCCTGTTCGAGCGGCGGCGGGGGGAGCCGGTGGACATCAAGAAGGCCGGCATCTTCCCCATCGTCCATGGCGTACGGGCGCTGGCGCTGGAAAAGCACCGGGCGGAGACCAACACGGTGGAACGCATCCAGGTGCTTGCCGAGCTTGGCGCGCTGGACCGCAAGATGGCCGGTGATCTGGTGGAGGCCTTCACCATCCTGTCGACCATCCGGCTGAAGGCGCGCGTCGATCTGCCCCAGGACGCCGAAGGGGCTGGCGAGGGGGCGGAGCTGGCGATCGACAACCTCGTTCATCCCGACCGGCTGGGCAAGCTCGACCATGACCAGTTCAAGGACTGTCTGGCGTTGGTGAAGAGCTTCAAGGAGCTGATCGCCCATCATTTCCGCCTGAACCACTGA